One genomic segment of Bradyrhizobium prioriisuperbiae includes these proteins:
- a CDS encoding EfeM/EfeO family lipoprotein yields the protein MIRRCPGFLAGVLFVVLAGHMQPVRAAPLDDAAERYRPYMIEGIGQALAGVRDLRARLAASDLAGARKAWLSARAGWERSEVFTAGFVPELDEQIDAWPNGVTGFHAIEAKLFGAKSTDAMSETDALVGHLDDLHKKLRDMPLTPQGLLDGTVRLTYEVGESKADGGESRISGTSLDDMRNNVAGIDFAYHTIFAASLRASDGKLADTADGKISDLKNLLVVRDLQHVDIPQLRRTTEELIVALQMAAQKLGLRRPTLEAASR from the coding sequence ATGATTCGCCGTTGTCCCGGATTTCTAGCCGGCGTCCTGTTCGTTGTGCTTGCGGGACACATGCAGCCGGTGCGTGCGGCGCCGCTTGATGACGCGGCGGAGCGCTATCGGCCCTACATGATCGAGGGAATCGGGCAGGCGCTGGCGGGTGTGCGTGATTTACGTGCGCGATTGGCGGCCAGCGATCTGGCAGGAGCCAGGAAAGCTTGGCTTTCGGCGCGGGCCGGCTGGGAACGGTCGGAAGTGTTCACCGCCGGTTTCGTTCCCGAGCTGGACGAGCAGATCGACGCCTGGCCGAACGGCGTCACCGGCTTTCATGCCATCGAGGCCAAGCTTTTTGGCGCAAAGAGCACGGACGCGATGAGCGAAACCGATGCGCTGGTCGGGCATCTCGACGATCTGCACAAGAAACTGCGCGACATGCCGCTGACCCCGCAGGGCCTTCTCGACGGCACGGTGCGGCTGACCTACGAGGTGGGTGAGAGCAAGGCTGACGGCGGCGAGTCCCGGATCAGCGGCACATCGCTGGATGACATGCGCAACAACGTGGCCGGCATCGACTTTGCCTACCACACGATCTTTGCCGCCTCGTTGCGGGCCAGCGACGGCAAGCTGGCCGATACGGCAGACGGAAAGATCTCGGATCTGAAGAATTTGCTGGTCGTGCGTGATTTGCAGCATGTCGATATCCCGCAGCTGCGCCGCACCACCGAGGAATTGATCGTCGCTCTGCAGATGGCCGCGCAAAAGCTCGGACTGCGCCGGCCGACCCTGGAGGCTGCGTCGCGATGA